A part of Microbulbifer sp. MI-G genomic DNA contains:
- a CDS encoding RidA family protein, whose product MPNRAIIKTDKAPAAAGTYSQAVKVNNTVYLSGQIGIDPQSQEMVCGSFADEVRQVFRNLKAVCEAANGTLQHIVKLNLYITDSDNFACVNEVMTEFFQEPYPARATVAVKELPLGAQFEAEGVMVP is encoded by the coding sequence ATGCCCAACCGCGCAATTATAAAAACAGACAAGGCACCGGCCGCAGCAGGCACCTATTCCCAGGCGGTAAAGGTCAACAATACGGTTTACTTGTCCGGGCAGATAGGGATTGATCCCCAGTCACAAGAAATGGTTTGCGGCAGTTTTGCCGACGAGGTGCGCCAGGTGTTCCGCAATCTCAAAGCGGTCTGTGAGGCGGCAAACGGCACACTGCAACATATTGTAAAGCTGAACCTTTATATCACCGACAGCGACAATTTTGCCTGTGTCAACGAAGTGATGACTGAATTCTTTCAGGAGCCCTACCCGGCGCGGGCGACTGTCGCTGTCAAGGAGCTGCCCCTGGGCGCACAATTTGAAGCCGAAGGTGTGATGGTGCCCTAA
- the spoT gene encoding bifunctional GTP diphosphokinase/guanosine-3',5'-bis pyrophosphate 3'-pyrophosphohydrolase, translating into MHTIDSLAHRLSSYLSPDQIQIVRRAYFYAEQAHDGQQRRSGEPYVTHPLAVATILAGMHMDHESLAAAMLHDVIEDTGIPKAALAEQFGSEVADLVDGVSKLTQFETDSPAEKQAENFQKMALAMARDIRVILVKLADRLHNMRTLGALKPQKRARIARETLEIYAPIAHRLGMNDVRIEFEDRAFFAIYPLRASRLRAALVAARGNRKELLEQIQNAIELRLQREGISSLVIGREKHLFSIYQKMRAKKKSFKEIMDVYAFRIIVDSVDTCYRVLGVMHSLYKPVISDFKDYIAIPKSNGYQSLHTVLLGMHGVPIEVQIRTKEMDEMANSGIAAHWLYKASGEEVINTGGTSQVRARRWVQGLLEMQQRAGDSLEFIENVKIDLFPDEVYVFTPKGQIIDLPSGATAVDFAYSVHTDIGNTCVAVRINQRLAPLSQPLESGQKVEILTRKNAQPNPNWLNFVVTAKARSAIRHFLKHQRHHDSIALGRRLLEKALNKFETHLEALTQEQLARGLKEAKCATLEKLLEEIGLGNKVAFSAAKLLAPAHSEEAEMSHISSPLTIDAQEGMMISFARCCRPIPGDTIIGHISSGKGVVVHRDTCRNTSDFREHPENLMLVNWSPDVKGDFLGDVRVEVESERGIIARLATRITEEGASIEQINVDEKDAHNSVISLTLEVSGRVHLARVMKRLRNLPSVIRIARP; encoded by the coding sequence TTGCACACCATCGATAGTCTGGCCCACCGCCTCTCCTCATACCTGTCTCCCGATCAGATCCAGATAGTCCGCCGCGCCTATTTCTATGCCGAGCAGGCCCACGACGGGCAGCAGCGCCGCTCCGGCGAACCCTATGTGACCCATCCCCTGGCAGTGGCAACCATTCTCGCCGGTATGCATATGGACCACGAGAGCCTGGCTGCGGCCATGCTGCACGATGTGATCGAGGATACCGGCATTCCCAAGGCGGCACTGGCGGAGCAATTTGGCAGCGAGGTGGCCGATCTTGTCGATGGCGTCTCCAAGCTGACCCAGTTCGAGACCGACAGCCCGGCGGAAAAGCAGGCGGAGAACTTCCAGAAAATGGCCCTGGCCATGGCGCGGGATATCCGCGTTATCCTCGTGAAGCTGGCCGACCGCTTGCACAACATGCGCACTCTGGGAGCGCTTAAACCGCAGAAACGCGCGCGTATCGCCCGCGAAACCCTGGAGATCTACGCGCCCATTGCCCACCGCCTGGGAATGAACGATGTGCGTATCGAATTCGAGGACCGCGCCTTCTTCGCCATTTATCCCCTGCGCGCCAGCCGCCTGCGCGCCGCCCTGGTTGCTGCGCGCGGCAACCGCAAGGAGTTACTCGAACAGATCCAGAACGCCATCGAATTGCGTCTGCAACGGGAGGGCATCAGTTCCCTGGTGATTGGTCGCGAGAAACATCTCTTCAGTATTTACCAGAAGATGCGCGCCAAAAAGAAATCTTTCAAGGAGATCATGGACGTCTATGCCTTTCGTATCATCGTGGACAGTGTGGACACCTGTTACCGGGTACTGGGTGTGATGCACAGCCTGTATAAACCGGTGATTTCTGATTTCAAGGACTATATCGCCATCCCCAAATCCAACGGCTACCAGTCACTGCACACCGTGCTGCTGGGGATGCATGGTGTACCGATTGAGGTACAGATCCGCACCAAGGAAATGGACGAGATGGCCAACAGCGGCATAGCTGCCCACTGGCTGTACAAGGCTTCCGGCGAAGAGGTCATCAATACCGGCGGTACCAGCCAGGTGCGTGCGCGCCGCTGGGTGCAGGGACTGCTGGAAATGCAGCAGCGCGCAGGTGACTCCCTGGAGTTTATCGAGAATGTCAAAATCGACCTGTTCCCCGACGAGGTCTACGTGTTTACCCCAAAGGGTCAGATTATCGATCTGCCCTCCGGTGCTACCGCCGTGGACTTCGCCTATTCAGTTCATACGGATATCGGCAATACCTGTGTGGCCGTACGCATTAACCAGCGCCTGGCACCACTGTCGCAACCCCTGGAAAGCGGGCAGAAAGTTGAAATTCTCACCCGTAAAAATGCCCAACCGAACCCCAACTGGCTCAATTTTGTGGTCACCGCCAAGGCCCGCAGTGCCATTCGTCACTTCCTCAAACACCAGCGCCACCACGACTCCATCGCCCTGGGCCGGCGCCTGCTGGAAAAAGCCCTGAACAAGTTTGAAACACACCTGGAAGCCCTGACCCAGGAGCAGCTGGCACGAGGCCTGAAGGAAGCCAAATGCGCGACCTTGGAAAAGCTGCTGGAGGAGATTGGTCTCGGCAACAAAGTCGCCTTCTCCGCGGCCAAGCTGCTGGCCCCGGCACACAGTGAAGAGGCTGAAATGAGCCACATCTCTTCGCCGCTGACCATCGATGCCCAGGAGGGCATGATGATCAGCTTCGCACGCTGCTGCCGGCCAATCCCCGGAGATACCATAATTGGCCATATCAGCTCTGGCAAAGGGGTGGTCGTCCACCGGGATACCTGCCGCAATACCAGTGACTTTCGCGAGCATCCGGAAAATCTTATGCTGGTGAACTGGTCACCGGATGTCAAAGGGGACTTTCTCGGCGATGTGCGCGTGGAGGTGGAATCCGAACGCGGTATTATCGCACGTCTGGCGACCCGGATTACGGAAGAGGGGGCCAGTATTGAACAGATCAATGTAGATGAAAAAGACGCACACAATAGTGTGATCTCCCTGACCCTGGAAGTGAGCGGCCGGGTGCACTTGGCGAGAGTCATGAAGCGATTGCGCAACCTGCCTTCGGTCATCCGCATCGCTCGTCCCTAG
- the rpoZ gene encoding DNA-directed RNA polymerase subunit omega, translating into MARITVEDCLEHVDNRFELVIVGSRRARQIATGGRDPLVPEENDKPTVIALREIEEGLVDASVLDEPDIDETPAAMAAPAYLSGQEI; encoded by the coding sequence ATGGCACGTATTACTGTTGAAGATTGCCTGGAGCATGTCGACAACCGCTTCGAGCTTGTTATCGTGGGCAGCCGGCGCGCCCGCCAGATCGCTACAGGCGGCCGGGACCCCCTGGTTCCGGAAGAGAACGACAAACCCACCGTGATCGCCCTGCGCGAAATTGAGGAAGGCCTGGTAGACGCCAGCGTCCTCGATGAGCCGGATATAGATGAAACGCCAGCCGCGATGGCGGCTCCGGCTTATCTCTCCGGCCAGGAAATCTGA
- the gmk gene encoding guanylate kinase — MPIGTLYTVSAPSGAGKTSLVKALVASDSQVKVSISHTTRTKRPGEVHGVDYHFVASGEFLAMLAQDAFLEHAQVYGDNYYGTAKKAVAETLASGCDIILEIDWQGAAQVRRLHAGTVGVFILPPSQEALRERLTGRGQDDQPVIDRRMDQAIDEMTHYVEADYLVINDDFNQALAELRAIILAQRQRLAQQQLRHGALLQALLRR; from the coding sequence GTGCCAATAGGAACCCTCTATACCGTGTCCGCACCCTCAGGTGCAGGGAAAACCAGTTTGGTGAAGGCGCTGGTGGCAAGCGACAGCCAGGTCAAGGTGTCTATTTCCCATACCACCCGCACCAAACGCCCTGGTGAGGTACACGGTGTCGATTACCATTTCGTGGCAAGCGGGGAGTTCCTGGCCATGCTTGCACAGGATGCTTTTCTCGAGCACGCCCAGGTGTATGGCGACAATTACTATGGTACCGCCAAAAAGGCGGTGGCAGAGACCCTCGCCAGCGGTTGCGACATTATTCTGGAAATTGACTGGCAGGGTGCTGCACAGGTGCGACGCCTGCACGCTGGTACCGTTGGTGTATTTATCCTGCCGCCGTCCCAGGAGGCTCTGCGCGAGCGCCTCACTGGCCGCGGACAGGACGACCAGCCCGTGATTGATCGGCGAATGGATCAGGCCATCGACGAGATGACACACTATGTCGAAGCGGATTACCTGGTAATCAACGATGACTTTAACCAGGCCCTGGCAGAGCTGCGGGCTATCATCCTGGCCCAGCGTCAGCGCCTCGCGCAGCAGCAACTGCGCCACGGGGCACTGCTGCAGGCACTGCTGCGCCGTTGA
- a CDS encoding sterol desaturase family protein: protein MSLITLAIPFFLIAVLSELALDRWKGWGVYRLNDALGNLGTGILSRILGLTYKSLFLVVYIPLYHLLAPYYQLAGFDWSMTNGWHLLIAVIAYDFCYYWKHRVSHELNLFWAGHLVHHQSEDYNLTTALRQSSGGVQLDWVFYLPLLLIGLPAEMVITAGAIDLLYQFWVHTQKIPKIRWMEWFFITPSNHRVHHAQNAVYVDKNYGGILILWDRLFGTYQEELDSEPCIYGVRKPLNTFDPLAANLQHLKRMALDAWYTKSWRDKLTLWFRRTGYRPADAEAAMPVSSTDLTHFQRFDPHIRRGRRNYALIQHLCYSAASLALLWFNTQLGFAQLLAVVTALVFCLVVNGRILDGHPWARVLEPLRLALLAVGLPLLNPKFALFIAAYILISALLWWWLAITDKKDTVALAGN from the coding sequence GTGAGCCTGATTACCCTGGCCATTCCTTTCTTCCTGATCGCCGTCCTGTCCGAACTCGCGTTGGACCGCTGGAAAGGGTGGGGGGTCTACCGCCTTAACGACGCCCTGGGTAATCTCGGCACGGGTATTCTCAGCCGTATCCTGGGGCTGACCTATAAAAGTCTGTTCCTGGTTGTGTATATCCCGCTGTACCATTTGCTGGCGCCCTATTATCAGCTGGCGGGCTTCGACTGGTCCATGACCAACGGCTGGCACCTGCTTATTGCGGTTATCGCCTACGATTTCTGCTACTACTGGAAACACCGCGTCAGCCACGAGCTCAATCTCTTCTGGGCCGGGCACCTAGTGCATCACCAGAGCGAGGACTACAATCTCACCACCGCCCTGCGTCAATCGAGCGGCGGTGTGCAACTCGATTGGGTCTTTTATCTGCCGCTACTATTGATCGGCCTGCCCGCAGAGATGGTGATCACTGCCGGTGCCATAGATCTTCTCTATCAATTCTGGGTACACACACAAAAAATTCCCAAGATACGCTGGATGGAGTGGTTCTTTATCACCCCGTCCAACCACCGCGTACACCACGCCCAGAATGCGGTCTATGTCGACAAAAATTACGGCGGCATCCTGATTTTATGGGACCGCCTGTTTGGCACCTACCAGGAGGAACTCGATAGCGAACCCTGTATCTACGGCGTGCGCAAACCCCTCAACACCTTCGATCCTCTGGCGGCCAACCTGCAGCATCTGAAGCGCATGGCACTGGATGCGTGGTACACCAAGAGTTGGCGAGATAAACTCACCCTGTGGTTTCGTCGCACCGGCTACCGACCTGCAGATGCGGAGGCGGCCATGCCCGTATCCTCCACCGATCTCACGCATTTCCAGCGCTTCGATCCCCACATCCGCCGCGGCCGACGCAACTATGCGCTGATCCAGCATCTGTGCTATTCCGCCGCCAGCCTGGCTCTGCTCTGGTTCAATACACAACTGGGCTTTGCACAGTTACTGGCGGTTGTGACCGCACTGGTATTCTGCCTGGTGGTCAACGGGCGCATCCTGGACGGGCACCCATGGGCCAGAGTTCTGGAGCCCCTGCGCCTCGCGCTCCTGGCCGTGGGTCTTCCGCTGCTAAACCCCAAATTTGCGCTCTTTATCGCTGCCTATATTCTTATCAGTGCCCTGCTGTGGTGGTGGCTGGCAATCACGGATAAAAAGGATACTGTCGCCCTTGCTGGGAATTAG
- a CDS encoding YicC/YloC family endoribonuclease, with product MADNREQNSVRSMTAFGRAEAIFESGIAIWELRSVNHRYLEPNFRLPEAARALEAKLRDILRKNLSRGKIELTLTLKTNSGETVGLEVNQALAQALLQAAKQVAAGEDTLPLNPLQILQWPGVIGEPETDPERQSATVLQAFREALQQLLANREREGAELANFIETRLVGIEEQISQVRELLPQILEAQREKLRSRLEEFSLDLDKERLEQEIVLLAQKADVDEELDRLDAHTTETRRVLSGGGAIGRRLDFLMQEFNREANTLSAKSIVTSTTQAAVELKVLIEQMREQVQNIE from the coding sequence ATGGCCGATAACCGGGAACAAAACAGCGTGCGCAGCATGACTGCTTTCGGGCGCGCCGAGGCCATTTTCGAATCAGGAATTGCCATCTGGGAGTTGCGTTCGGTAAACCACCGCTACCTGGAGCCCAACTTCCGCCTTCCCGAGGCCGCGCGCGCGCTGGAGGCCAAGCTGCGCGATATTTTGCGCAAAAACCTGTCCCGCGGCAAAATCGAACTTACCCTGACTCTCAAAACCAACAGTGGGGAAACTGTCGGGCTGGAGGTCAACCAGGCATTGGCGCAGGCGCTGTTACAGGCCGCCAAACAGGTGGCTGCGGGCGAGGACACCCTGCCGCTCAACCCCTTGCAGATTCTCCAGTGGCCCGGTGTGATCGGTGAGCCGGAAACCGATCCCGAGCGACAGTCCGCCACTGTTCTACAGGCTTTTCGCGAAGCCCTGCAACAGCTTTTGGCAAATCGGGAGCGCGAAGGGGCAGAGCTGGCCAATTTTATTGAAACCCGCCTGGTGGGAATCGAGGAACAAATCTCCCAGGTGCGCGAGCTGCTTCCACAAATCCTGGAGGCGCAACGGGAAAAGCTGCGTAGCCGACTAGAGGAATTCTCACTGGATCTGGACAAAGAGCGCCTGGAACAGGAAATTGTACTTCTGGCTCAAAAAGCGGATGTGGATGAAGAGCTGGACCGGCTGGATGCACACACCACCGAGACACGCCGAGTGCTCTCTGGTGGTGGCGCCATAGGTCGACGACTGGATTTCCTGATGCAGGAGTTCAATCGCGAGGCCAACACCCTGTCTGCAAAATCCATTGTAACGAGTACCACCCAGGCTGCGGTGGAATTGAAGGTCCTCATTGAGCAGATGCGGGAGCAGGTACAAAATATCGAGTAA
- the rph gene encoding ribonuclease PH, protein MQRPSGRAPAQLRPIKITRNYTRHAEGSVLVAFGGTKVLCNASVSSEVPRFLRGRGSGWITAEYGMLPRSTGTRMPREAAKGKQSGRTVEIQRLIGRSLRAAVDLEKLGENQITLDCDVIQADGGTRTAAITGACVALVDALRHMQREKLLSEDPLLNLVAAVSVGIYAGQPVLDLDYPEDSGADTDMNLVMAADGGMIEVQGTAEGAPFSEKQFAQMLGLGKAGIDELIALQKEALEARGD, encoded by the coding sequence ATGCAGCGACCCAGTGGCCGTGCACCGGCGCAACTGCGTCCCATCAAGATTACCCGCAACTATACCCGTCACGCTGAGGGTTCTGTGCTGGTGGCGTTCGGCGGCACCAAAGTGCTGTGCAATGCCTCTGTCTCAAGTGAAGTGCCGCGGTTTTTACGCGGTCGAGGCAGTGGCTGGATCACGGCGGAGTACGGTATGCTGCCGCGCTCCACCGGTACACGTATGCCCAGGGAGGCAGCCAAGGGTAAACAAAGTGGCCGCACAGTGGAGATTCAGCGCCTGATTGGTCGCTCCCTGCGGGCGGCTGTAGATCTGGAGAAACTCGGTGAAAACCAGATTACTCTTGATTGTGATGTCATTCAGGCCGATGGTGGTACGCGTACAGCGGCAATTACCGGCGCCTGTGTGGCGCTGGTGGATGCCCTGCGCCATATGCAGCGGGAGAAGCTGCTCAGCGAAGACCCGCTGTTAAATCTGGTTGCGGCGGTATCCGTGGGTATCTATGCGGGGCAGCCGGTGCTGGACCTGGATTATCCCGAGGACAGTGGCGCCGATACTGATATGAACCTGGTGATGGCGGCAGACGGCGGCATGATTGAGGTGCAGGGAACCGCCGAGGGCGCGCCCTTTTCTGAAAAGCAGTTTGCCCAGATGCTGGGTTTGGGCAAGGCGGGAATTGACGAATTGATTGCCCTGCAGAAAGAGGCTTTGGAAGCGCGTGGCGACTGA